The Hordeum vulgare subsp. vulgare chromosome 7H, MorexV3_pseudomolecules_assembly, whole genome shotgun sequence DNA window tggtattagtatcttttactccttttctatactctcggttctactctctcttctctttcgggttacagattttgctaactctaactctaggttctcataaatacttcctcccgaagAGCCCCGCAAATCCACACGATGGCTTGATTCCCCAGAAGACTCTgaagatactctccgatgttctctcgagagttggtgctcattgcttctgcgatttcccttccttcgtcaacccttatggatgactgcatacaaatgtcgttcatactttattTTCCAATTTCTCTTGTTTTACGAGTTGCAACGAATTATATTAtaggggattcgtccatcatcagttgtcatgggtttcgaaagttcttcgaattgctattcgatctttcagaatccccagtagcctattgctcttgacctttctcaactcttgcattatggttaaatccatatgtctagccacattcattaaaatcctttgtgattttcctgtgatcttattgattctacctttgtgtgaatgcacacaattatctgttgatactcataaactaTCTCCGGCTCaaacgtccttccagacagagctggttctcggcaACTCAACCTTGGTTGATTGTCCACCTAAGTCCTTTCAACTTGCTTGTGGTTGATCGAAGCATCTGATTCTGATACACAACCGGgaaatcataaattcctttggtattcaaGTATCGAtaattttcagatgttctataatccgatgccttgaaTTTTacgtccctctgattgagtaccgaaactcacatgaggtcctttgtggaccgtcaaacccattgttgggttattatccgacggcatcctttgctttcaaaaattcttgtgatattgttcccctgatacataatgccattggtaaattgtgtcttcgccTTCtcataagttgtatcctatgcccttgtcagccatgctcttcgagcatgtgttaattactcttgaacttcgcggtatatgttcctaagatgccccgatgggttgaacctgttccttcctaaatcaatatgacccgaagagtttttcatgagtcttgctcttttggtgttttgccagataatctttccaagctacaacctcatcaaaggcgaggagtaaatggcaggtgatgcattgatgaagcggGAGAcgaccttgaacttgtgttcattcccatagaaataacgttgatcctaccatagaaacttctcgtatcaataatcattaatTCTATGATTTAATCTTGTATCTGTGATTTGGTACTTTAcaaccgtggttccgaccatgattgttcttctttgatcccatatgtagataagttaaagtgcttgtcttccacaGATTAATACATTAGTCTAACCTCTACTCTGATATACCTCTGAGTACTGTCCCTGGTATCTCGAAAATAtcatggagctatataacttcttatgagctcctcatcgaCTATGACATTTCATTGATTCTAGATTTCTTCGTGTTTTGAGTCGTTCGACACGCAAGTACACAGATAattgaatcgagtatgcattgcgattcgaCAACTCTTAGtagtcttccttgtttacgagtttgtacttgatcaggtcattccaagctgttaagctacatcatcatcatcatgctaaagcttgaccatgctatctatgtcctccatccATGGAGCACATTTCCGACTGTGCATTAAGCTTACATCGGGCTTTCaatatcatgttggttgtcttgaaaggcaatcttgATTCGGAGCTAGCGGTCTTATCTACGATTTCGACAACCTttcgcttcatcattcccttcttgatgtcgtcgctaaacgattacatcttcatgaaacttctcgacaaatgtgtcgtgatcaatcatcagcattctgaactCTTCGAGGGTACCAATCAGGTTCTTGATGATAAGAACTACTAGCCTCCCCCCTTGATGATTTTTGTTATCATCGacaaaccttattgccttccctccaacacaaacgtgatcatgttttgtgttgtcccttgagttccttgctattcagcttatggtatcttctaccttggagtattactatcttttatgtcaagaatgccgTGAGAATtacacacgtcttaagaattcttgatatagtaatacttctcgccatcaccattcatttcttggtcctgtgttgtttcaaaccggaataccaacaagtgaactttcatgtgtgatcccaatacttctggcaaccctattgccttgaggataACAACTATTtttttcattcttggtgtgttggctgTTGACTCACTAttttttagcattggtcgtgctactcaatctgtattttcgagtgcacccttcgaccaatgtttaattgttgatgttccctcgagcatacgtcatCATATCATTTGACCCGACAAATGCTATCCCCTTGTTCTTATAATTCTAGAAATTCACCCCTATCGAAATCTTGAGGTATTGTTGCTAAGCCCATCGGCCATACCCTCAACTTATTCATGGTTTGGCAATGAAGCTCTTGAGGGcgttatctttgtgcctagctcatgaagaatatgtttgatagtaGAAGTGTTTCCCCAAGGTTCACGTGCAATCCTGTCGCCGTGAACatttgaaagttttgttttgcttcctctaggatcatcccAATTCTTTCATGCATCTGCAAAGTGATATATGCTTTGAagattgctatcttcacttcatataacttctcctagcaccccaagccactgtcTGATTTgctaaggaaaagaagttccttcataagagctaatagaggcttacacaaggacctcgatatcctcgatgatggttatcAAAttagaactcggttgcattgtgttgtaagaattccacgtgggcacgaatgtcttgacattgtgttcatgtgtgttacaatccaactcatggtCCAATACTTGGttccgtagttcatatcccgagaatcttgcattATCATCTCGTCTGTTTTTGGTGGTCCCCTTTTCCTCTCAGGCATCCTGAGCctgaggtgtcctgacaccagtcagatctgaatctcgggcagatatgatggttggaaaattttccaataattataactttggtcttatgtaatccgatacagtgatgtcttgtctagcacaccgggctgaaggacctattgttatcatTTCTTCCATGTGTAAGGTTAGCCATCCTACCATGAAAAAATTGCAAGACTTGTGTTatgagttgttcctcatggatccttttgtatacccaaggtccgacctttatcggatgaccatgtcaatgctatcccgaagcacggatgtgatACTTAAAATGTCAACAGAAACATTGgaggcgcaatgctaaattgttcctgattaattatccaaaccatatggtatgggtaaacatcatgattctccttggccttttatcaaaatggttagATACataatgacctatcatgtataccatactcaatttttcctcgggaatggtatactctaatacttgtgtgtgtgaacacattttcctttccattggtctgtttgacgtgACGATCaccttttccttcccattggtcagtTTGACCTTTCTTGAATCTGAACTCATCTTAGCAGTGTaagttccctgcttaggtaaaaatcttGGCGTACAACTCTGTTAGTAAAACCTTGTTACTatcgtggataacattccggtagctgccggtggacgagagccttgcctattggtccgtctCGTTTCAACGAGTAGGAAAATGGTTatgttcgtcccccgcccttggtaccgacgttgttgccaacataacagacaggctatcctctgacatgtcttgctaccaagaccgtgcaagatgtcacccctctgcctactctcggcccacatggtggacccataacccaaagttccacaggatcaaAACCTGACTATCctttacatctttgactccaaagtatcctttacacttgactTCGTATGAAATTTCCGAGCCACCATCCACTCGAATGATCATTCTTCGTTCCGGATGTTATCCaacatgtcgaagatcaagtccgcattatttatGAGAATCTCAAGGCCGCTCAGTTTCGTCAGAAGagttagtatgaccgtcatcatcaagatatggcctATCAACTTGGCAAAAAGGCTTATCtatgtgtcacaccaatgagaggcgcacgCCGTTTTGGtagcaagggcaagttagctcctcgctatattggttctTTCACTGTTTTTggaaggcgtggaaaagtagcttatcaattggaactgttggCGAAccattctcaggttcacgatgtcttccatgtgtctcagctccgtcgtTGCTTCAAAGattctattcgagcagtggatgatgatatgcttgagctgtatcaagacctctcttataaagagcatctggtccgcattctcgatcaggcTGAACGTCACACTCATcaaaaagtcaccaagttccttaaagtgtagtggtcaaatcattctgaagatgaagccacttgggaacacgaggatcatcttcgtgatgaataccccaagctttttccttctacctcttaattctcgggacgagaattcttgttagtgggggagaattgtgacatccccggatttgtgCTAGAGTAACCCCCGTAATCAAGCGATAGtaatcccacgctaatgatgccttGTCATCGCCTTCACTGTTGCTAATCCCATTTTGGTTCAAATCACGATGAAATTGAAAATTTAATTTAAATGAAGATAAAAAATTTCAAATGGCAAAACAAAAAGGCTTGGTGTGTGTCGAATATTGCATAGATAATTGTCTTTTAGAAATCAATATTTCTCGAGATATTTAAGTTCACTAAAATataataaaactaaaacagaaaaaaaaccaCCCTAGCTCGGCCAGCCGGCCCACCTAACCTAACCCACCCGAGCCCACTAAACTTGGGGGGTATAAACCCCCCCCTCCTAAACCTAGCCCACCACTAAGCCCCCACTCCCTTGTCCTCCCAGCCGCCAGCCTTCCATCCCCATGACGGGATCCTCCCTCGTACCCCACCCACTCCTTGCTCGTTCCCCCTCCAACCCCAGATCGAACGAGCCCCTCGTTCCCTCATTCCCCACGAGCCCACCCCCACCGAAGCCCCCTCTCCCTCGTCAGCCTCCCCTCGTTCTCCTACCCCAGCGCCTCCCACTCCCACCACCGAGGCCCCTCCCTCGCCTCCCAGATCCGGCTGACACTCCATCCGGCTGCCAGCCCTGTCGTCCACCTCACCCCACCTCCAGCCGAACCCCTCACTGGCCGGCCCTCCGGCGGCCCTCCTCCGGCCGAGCACTTCCACAGCCGGCCCCTCCTCCGCCTCGCCCAGCGCCACCTCCGTTCTGGTCGCCTCCAACCGCCGCACCACCGGCTCCCCACCTATCGGCCCCCTCCTCCGGCTCCTTCCTCTTCTCTGACCGACCCCGCCGTCACCGGTTCGTCTCCATCGCACCACCGGCCGGTTCCCGCCACGCCGGAGTGCACCACCTCACCACCGCCCCGCCGGCCTCCCCGGCCTTCCCCAAGCCGCTACTTCCACTACATCCGCGGTGAGCCCTCGGGCTCCTCCCCTCCACGTTGTTTCCCCCGCAACTTCGACACACCCTCTACTTCGGCCGCACCGTGGCCGACGGCCTCCACCGCGCCCGTGGCCCTTCCTGTTAGGAGGGGATTAGCCGTGTAGTTGTTTAGtgaaaagaaaggaaaaagaataagaaaaaaaatggaTATATAAAAATGTATGTATGCAGGTGTATGTGGATATGTATGTATAGGTAGGCATGTGTTTATGTGTGTATGTATAAAAATTATGTACAGAATATGTGTGCGTGTGTGTATTTGGCCGGTGGGCCactgccatgtggggccaaccccccactcccactgacaagggaggccccacaccccccgttgaaataaaaatataaaaataataattaataaatagtttaattaatAAATAAATAGTGAATTAATTAATATGACAATTAAGATTAATAGGTTAATTAGTGAAACTGTTAATTAATGTGTTTTATTATTTTGTTTTAgatagtatgacacgtgggtccctcctaCTAATTAAATTGATTAATTATTTGTTAATCTAAAAATTAAAATGTGTCTATGACACTTGGGACCCACTGATCATATTTGACCAGTCAAACCCTGTTGACTGctaatgtcatgctgacatcatcgcgatgtcctatttaattatctaatataattaaatctattaattcctaaataattaataaaactttaaaaattaatataaaataaaccgtaagtcagatgaaaatatttttaaacatgaaagttcatctgcaaaacgagacgaacccgaataCGCTATCCGTCCGTTTGtctcgcgtccctagcatagcaaacgtggaactttgccATCGTTTTCGtctaaccggtagtagccagagacctggGAAATATCATCTGTTATTTTCCTGACCTGTCTATGGTggatagcactgcgttagctcatgcctaaccctgctttgccatgtcatgcttagtgtttgcatcggtgttatatttattgtttcttcccccctcttcttattggtagaccccgagaccgacgctgctgccgggtacatctaccctcctgacgaccagccatttgtcatagagcaacaaggcaagcaaccccccccttgatcatccctataccgcctatttctttctccctcatgcttgcattagaattttgctactgttgtagttagctcctatatctaatgcatagccaaattttgatgaagtgctacattattctactgcaccttaaaactgtttagtataggtggagcagtcatcctccgtcccttagtccagttgccccggtttatcatcaagtctcgatccctgatcgacgagccaaggcccgacacaacacttacaccccccttagttgtacgacatttcagagctactatcgggtaccgagggtgacaccacgtgaagtactcatgatgatatctctgtagtgcagctagtcggtcgtggttatcgagggtgattcctccttcaccactcccgacgatgactctatcatgcaacccctcaagtgagagaccctcgagggtgattcctctatgtccaccttgatggttacatcgttcggaatccaacgagggtgatacctcgaatcCCCctcatgttacaaccacacagttacatgACCATGTTAccgggaacattgatgaataatgtttggcgggtggattcccgtgtggtTGTATCGTTGAGTTAAttgaaatgttaatggatttgggtatttgatctgtgttggtcggagaccttattaCGCATTAACTGTCTATGTGGGAGAAGTTATgcgtactcggcgtcgtggtatgagccgaacctcttcagacgtcagcaatggagcggcgcgcgcccgagtggtccggataggcatcgcgcttgtaataaggggtgctaggactaactttgcccgccctcgcatcgtgcaggagtgcaaagggtgatgggcccatgacccgtgcgtgcttaggatttagaccggcgggttggcctctctgttgagtctaggtggggctgcaacgtgtcgatgatccgaggccgggcatgacccagggaaGTGTGTCCGActagagtttatcgagcgtgacggggaatatgttgtgcacccgtgcagggaagaacttatctattcgaatacctttgtccacggttataggacgacttgtagttgtgccccgatcttatacaactacaactgttacttaactggaatgttgctccgggattgcttcctcgcagggagtcgagggagaatctctgggcgtgacctcatattaatattgctgcaacaatatgactagtatttgtgttaccttgttctactctcgtctattgctgcaagaccgttgaagatgctagtctttgttaggactaggccttctctctctattgtcGCATTGCTCATGCATATAACCCCCTttccttgatactgatgcatacttagcatagttcttatGTTTGtcgtgcgagtactttggatgagtactcaccgttgctttgctcccctttccCCCTTGATCCGTGGCTGCGACCAAAtaatggagcctaggagatggagtatcctgtCGATGACGaccgctaccccgacggtgcctactactacgtagaggccgctgaagaccaagagtagttaggaggctcccaagcaggaGGCCTTCGCCTCGTtctatcgttgtatcttttgtgctagccttctctaaggcacctcatgtttaatgtttgtactcagatatttgttgcttccgctgactcgtgtgtttatcgagcttctatattctagccctcgagacccctggcttgtaataggaagcttgtatgttttatatgTGTCTAAGAGTTGTGTTATGATATCTtttcgtgagtccttgagcttggttgtacgcatttgcgtgtttggttagcgtacgatcaaaccgaGGACGTCACATTCACTCGCCGAATGTCCGGGCCATGGGCCGGATGTCCGGCCGCTGTAGGCTTCGCGGGCCTCCAtttgatgatcttcatcgtcccTCTTCGTGGGTCTTGGCCATCACTCCGAGTGTCTCACAGGTCACCTTCATGGTACCTAAGCATTCATAGTGTTTTCGCTTGAGGTAGCGTCCATGTCTCGAGTGAATTGAAATGAGAGGGATTTAGAAACGGGTTCACTTTATGTTCAATGACACTTGGGTTTGGGAAGTAGTGGGAGTGTACATGAGGATGACCGTAAGATGCTTCGCATCACACACTCAACTTAGCCAAATTAGGGATACAATCTACCAAACCTTGTGACGTCTATACAACGCCTTTTGCGGCATGTAAGCCGAGCGACGCTCACACGCTATTTTTGTCGGCCGGATCAGCAAGCAAAATGAGCGTTGCTCACTCCCCCTTGCTCGGTTTTCACGGTCGACTATGGCCGGTTGATCACTGACGGATTGACCAGCTGACTATTGACTTAAAAAAACATGAATCTAATTTTTTTTCATAAAAATTGAAAGTAGTTCACATTGTCAAAAAAAGTTCACAATTATTAAAAAAATTTGAAATTTTAGAAGAAGTTTCGTAGAGTGAAAAAAAATCGTAAATTTGATAGGAGAGGTTTGGGCCAGATCCTATTCGGCGCTTAATGCGCCTCTTATTGTTTTCTGCAATTAGCCCAGTGCACGGCGCAATGTGTCACAAAAATCTTGCGGAAAATCCGAGATCGGCGTAACGCGACTAGGCTAGTGGCACCGAGCCCATCTACGCCATCCGTCTGCGGGGGCACCACAAACCAGAAGAAGAAATGGCAGCGGGCCCCACGCCATCCACCGCCGCGTCCTTCCGGCCGCCcctgccgcctccgccgccgtgCTTCGACTACCGGTCCGCGTCACTCGCCGACACGCGTGCCACCACAGCCGCTTCGAACCCCGCGCTGGCTGAGTTGGTCGAGTCCGGCGCACTGGTGCGCATCCCGCGGCGGCGGTTCGGGCCGGTGCCGGCGTGGCGGCCGCCGGACTTCGCTGAGCCCGACGAGGTGTGGATCCTCGGGACCTCGCACCTCTCCGCGGAGTCCGCCGATGAGGTCGAGCGCGTGCTCCGCGCCATCCGCCCCGACAACGTCGTCGTCGAACTCTGCCGGAGCAGGCATGATCCAGCATCCCGATCGACCGATCACATATCATCACCGTTTCTCTCTTGGAAATCTGAGCGGTGCCTTTGCAGTGCCCTTACTACAGAGCCGGGATCATGTACGCTTCCGACGCCGCCTCCGGCGAGCCGCTGTTGAAATCCAACATGTTCTCGCTCGGTGGCACCAAGTTCTTCGGAGCCGTCAACCGGAGCATCAACCTGGGTATGTAGTACTGTATGTACTACCTGAGATTCGTCGAACAAATGGAACGCTGTTGATTTCATTGCCATCTTTTCGGGACGGTGCAGGTGGACAGAGTGCTCTTGCTCTGCGTTTGCTCCTAGCTGTGTTTTCGTCCAAGATTTCTTCTGGCGCGAACAGGCCGTTTGGGGAGGAGGTACTCTGTTTGGCCATGTCAATATTTCACATAATGTTAATTTGTTATGGAACGAGTCAGCACCTCAAATTGTTTTGTTACTAATGTAAATATGTAATGCTCCTGCAGTTCCGAGCAGCTAGGAGGGTGTCTGAAGATATTGGTGCTCAGCTCGTTCTTGGGGATCGCCCCATTGAAATAACTGTATGTGGACATCTGCAATTAAGCAAGCTgatcattttttttttttttttgaaacgagGCAAAAGACTTCCATTTTCATTGAATAAGGAGAAGAGTGTGTTCACAACAGCGCACATCCGCAAAAGCAAGCTGATCATATGCTAGTTATATGTGTGTCACTGATGGTGTCACATTTTGTTCTTGTAGCTTGAACGAGCTTTGAAATCCCTCAGCTGGGATGAAAAGACGAAACTCATAATCTCATTATTCCGTGGAATCACTTCAACAACCGATATGCCGGTAAGTGCTACCTACTCGTGCTCCTGTTTCCAATCTTCTTGTTAATCAATTTGCCAAAGTACCAGCGTTTGCAGTTATTACTGTCTTAGTCTTACTGACATGCATGTCTGACTGCTAACTATCAGCAGCAGGATGAGAAAGCTGCGGTTAGCCCATACGAGTTGTACGAGAAGCTTAGCAGCTCATATCCTTCACTGCTCCAGCCTCTCATACATGAGCGCGACATGGTACGATGGCGCTTCTCCGCAACTTTCATCTGAAAATTCCAACTTACTCCGTACTTCATCTGAAAACAAACCAATATTTGCCTCTGAAGCATGAACgtatatattattatttttgcatGTGTTGCTTCTCAGTTCCTGGCTTGGTCCCTAAAGAGGAGCAAGGCCGTGAACAAGAGCAAGACGGTGGTTGGGGTCATGGGGAAGGGGCATATGAACGGCGTGGTGTACGCGCTGATCTCTGACCAGGGGGACCTGAGGTTCCGCGACCTCGTCGGCAGGGAATCGTCGGAGACCTGGGCTAGCTCCGTCGTCAAGGGCCTGGTCAGGGATACGGTGATAGGGCTCGCGCTTTGGGCTCTGTACGAACTGCTGCAGGCTGCCGCCTACATATAACGTTGTAGCTGAAATCCATTCTTAATACTGACATTTGTAAGCGTGCACGCTCTTTGCAAGATCGATGCAGCTTCAGATTGTAAAGTCAAGTCCCTGTGTAAACTTTTACAAGACGTTGAAGGGATTTCCGACAACCCTAGAACATAAACACTATCTAGCTCGTCGTTTCTATATTGAACAGTAACGTTACGGTCTATGACGTTGTCAAAAAGGTCAGACCATGAAATATTTTCATATCGAGTTCAGCTTGTGACAAAGATCGCTGAAAAGGTTAGAATAATGATTTCGTCCCGCCAAGTAGACTGTGTTTTTATTTAGCAGTAAGTAGACTGTGCGAAGTTCCTCGTGTTGTCTCTAAGCAAGGGCCACCTACGTTTCATTTTCGGCATTTGCCTCATAACAAGCCACTTACTTCTTTCTATTGAGCAAATAGAAGCCCATTTCCATCTTTAAAAAAAGCTCATTGGCATAGATTCGAACTAACCAGGCCATTCTAAATCCAAGAATGTTCAGAGGCTAATGCGAATAACTGGCATTGTAATCTGCATGACAGATTAGCATGCCATGACTATATTAAGGCATGCAGAGATGTAAGTCACGAAACTAAATTTTCAATCGCTGTGAGGGATATACCGAGAGCGTACTAGCCGCAAAAAACGTGAGACTGCATCGATGGAGCTCCGTCGGTTGGGAAAGGGAAGAGTTTAGCTGCTGCTATTTTTAGCGCATAAGAGgaacctaaaatgaa harbors:
- the LOC123411800 gene encoding traB domain-containing protein isoform X3, coding for MAAGPTPSTAASFRPPLPPPPPCFDYRSASLADTRATTAASNPALAELVESGALVRIPRRRFGPVPAWRPPDFAEPDEVWILGTSHLSAESADEVERVLRAIRPDNVVVELCRSRAGIMYASDAASGEPLLKSNMFSLGGTKFFGAVNRSINLGGQSALALRLLLAVFSSKISSGANRPFGEEFRAARRVSEDIGAQLVLGDRPIEITLERALKSLSWDEKTKLIISLFRGITSTTDMPDEKAAVSPYELYEKLSSSYPSLLQPLIHERDMFLAWSLKRSKAVNKSKTVVGVMGKGHMNGVVYALISDQGDLRFRDLVGRESSETWASSVVKGLVRDTVIGLALWALYELLQAAAYI
- the LOC123411800 gene encoding traB domain-containing protein isoform X2, whose protein sequence is MAAGPTPSTAASFRPPLPPPPPCFDYRSASLADTRATTAASNPALAELVESGALVRIPRRRFGPVPAWRPPDFAEPDEVWILGTSHLSAESADEVERVLRAIRPDNVVVELCRSRAGIMYASDAASGEPLLKSNMFSLGGTKFFGAVNRSINLGGQSALALRLLLAVFSSKISSGANRPFGEEFRAARRVSEDIGAQLVLGDRPIEITLERALKSLSWDEKTKLIISLFRGITSTTDMPQDEKAAVSPYELYEKLSSSYPSLLQPLIHERDMFLAWSLKRSKAVNKSKTVVGVMGKGHMNGVVYALISDQGDLRFRDLVGRESSETWASSVVKGLVRDTVIGLALWALYELLQAAAYI
- the LOC123411800 gene encoding traB domain-containing protein isoform X1, with protein sequence MAAGPTPSTAASFRPPLPPPPPCFDYRSASLADTRATTAASNPALAELVESGALVRIPRRRFGPVPAWRPPDFAEPDEVWILGTSHLSAESADEVERVLRAIRPDNVVVELCRSRAGIMYASDAASGEPLLKSNMFSLGGTKFFGAVNRSINLGGQSALALRLLLAVFSSKISSGANRPFGEEFRAARRVSEDIGAQLVLGDRPIEITLERALKSLSWDEKTKLIISLFRGITSTTDMPQQDEKAAVSPYELYEKLSSSYPSLLQPLIHERDMFLAWSLKRSKAVNKSKTVVGVMGKGHMNGVVYALISDQGDLRFRDLVGRESSETWASSVVKGLVRDTVIGLALWALYELLQAAAYI